CGATGCATTGAATATATCAGCTACGAATTTAATCTGACTGTGATTTTGTTACTGCACAAATTTAAATACCTTCgacatttgtttttcatagAGAATGGTCCGTTTCTACATTGGTTCTTCATACAATCGTCAGTACTGTACAAATTCTTTCCGTAGCATAGTATAGCATCAGAACAACTTGTATATGGTCATGACTAGTGTTGGGAATCTGAAAGAgtctttgaactgaatgaatgactcTAAACCTCTGTTCTGAAGATTCTAAGTATTCAATTCTCATTGAATTATAAACCTTAGAGTTTCGAGACAGCCCGATGATTTATGTGGTTGCCCCTCACCCTCCTACTCAGAGCACTTTTGGAATAAGTCCACCAGCATCCATTTagaataaaatttcatttagaaTTGTtgatccccccccccccccccggcaATGAATCAAAAATTCATGAATATCTCAGGATTCTttgtaatttatgaaaattgattaatattttgggaGTTGCCTCATGaattgaatgactcttcactgaagattcataggaatgactcttttcaaacgATTCAATAAGCACAATACTAATCATGACATATGGTCATGAAAAGATTGTTTTATAATCAGCACCGGCTTATCGCGCTTTTGTAAAAGCCCATTTCTTTCACTGTTCGGTTGCACTTGCCATCTTACTTCATATAACGTATGCATGGACTGATTTTAGATATTTTACTATACTTATTCATTGTCAGCTACTAGCCAACGTTGTTATGCTTCGCCTTTAGTAGCTATAATGTTCTATAATGTATAATGCTATAATGTCTATGTACATAAACAATGTTTGATAACGTTATCAGTTAATTCTTCATTTACTTCAAGTTCGCGGAAAAGCTTTAGCATATGCTAAGCTTCATGTTTTGGGTGGCCTTCGCTAAGATTATGTCCAACTGGCGCATATTGTTTTTGATTGCATTGATATTAGGGTCTTGAACCGACTGATTGTACTGAAAGTTAGTATCACGTATATGTagcatttcttttatttcaggcGAGTCCTAGCTTACATATTACCGAAATAGAAACACATTTACAATCAACAAATTCTTGGAATCATTGTTATCATCGGTAGTTCATTGGCGGTTGAGCACGTCGTTCTGACAAAGCCAGGTCACATAACTGGTGCCCCTCTCCGCTGCGTACCAAGAAAGTGCGCGTTAGTAACATGTTTGGTTTAGTAGCATCCTCATCATGTGCACCCAATGGAACTCTAAACCACGGGGATACGCAGGCTCTCCGACGCGACAGTTTTAGGAGAGGAATTGCAAGCCACCTTCAGTAACAATGTGACGATAAGAAACCAGTAAGAAGCGAAATTCTTTGACTCGACCATCGAAACTGAACAAGTTGACAATTGAAAACTGTGAACATGGAATTACAGATTCCTCACATCATTCGGAATTACCTGAATTCGGAAGAGGTCAAGACACACTCAAGACTTCTTTATATGTTgcacaacataaaaacattcattgcttttgtatttcaaacatttaatgTCATAACATTGATACTCTTTCATATAGTTTCTCAGTATATCGTCAGGCTGCCCCAATCATCATGCCAAAACCAGTCGAAATTGATGTGTTGTCAATCAAGGTTTCATGTTAGCCACTATCCAATCCATGTAGCTGGTCACACGAGTAAAAATTACGGGAAAATCTTCTTGGCCGCACGAACTAACACCAGCGCAAACGATACCATATTGTATGAACTTTGCCTCGTTCACACAAAAGCCTAGCGGTCCACCAGAATCACCCTGGCAGGAGCCAACTAGCTCATTTCCGGCCGCACACATCTGCCACTCATCGGCCAGCGTtatgtaagtttttttttcgttcattatACGCTGACATTCCGGTATGGGAACATTGTAAAGGATGGCCTGCAGCAACACGTCAGACAGCGATTGCTCCTCCGTTGTACCCCAGCCAGTGAGGATATATTTGTTCAAAACTTTACGTCTTAAGGCTTCATTTACCGGCAGGCATATTGGGTTGATGGAATCTGGAGAGTGACACGCGAAGAAGAAAGGCAACATTGTACGTTGAACCGTAGCCAAGGTTTTCCTAGTTATGGACTTACCTGTGAACTCGACTTCCCGGGCCATCCTGATTAACCCAATATCGTGCCGAAATTTGATGGGTCGATTATAGTTTTTGTGCACGACCGTAGACTCAATATCGACGTCGATTGCTGGATCTGCACAGTCGGTTTCGCCGTCACTGTACACGTGACAGTCCACTTCCTGGCTTTTGTCATGCTCACCTAGGCGCACTTTTACTCTGTATTAAGAAGTAGAATGGTGCACATTATTGCACAtaaagttttgtaaaacatcGACATACTTCCAGTGCAATGTATCATGCAGTAccatttaatttttgataCTTACAATTTGAGACTATTAACTGTTTTAATGCAGTGTGCCGCAGTCAGCACGTAACGATTGTTGATCAGCGATCCTCCGCAACCGTCTTGTAGTTTACCCTTCAGTGTGTACCGCAGCAGAACCATCCATGGGTATTCAAAGACACGTGTCGCATTACCGTTCGCAATTCGGTTGATCGTTATTGTTCCACAATCCATCGTCGGTAGCAGACTCCAGTCCAGTGGGGTGGAAGAATCTGGCTCAACGCCAACCGTCATCACTGGTCTAGTGAAGGTTCGGACCAAAAACTCTACAGCTGGTGCACGGGTTGTGGTAGTTGACGTAGTTGTAACGGGTTTGGGAACAATCTGCAACGGTTGACAACATACGCTACGTGCCACACCGGGCTGCGTACAGGCCGCTCGGTTAATGTAATTCTGAATTCTCCAAGGATGTGGTGTTAGTGAGTTAACGATGGAGTGAATGTTCCGGCATCGTTCAATTGAAACGCAGAACCCATCGGACTTAGTCGGTGTTTCGCATTTGGGATCTTCTTCTGTAAGTGTGAACATGAAAGCAGAAggaaacaatggaaaacaaGTTGCACAAACACAGTCTTGTACATTGGAAGGTTGGTCAATCCGTGTCCAGCAGTGGCACAGTACTAGGGGCAAAAGGTTATAAAGTGTTGCACGATTTTTAGGAACACAAACTCACGTGATATCACTCCAGAGAAGGTTATAATAAGAAGACAGGCAACTAACACTCTTTGGAAACCCATCGTACTGTGTACAAAGGAACGTCCTATTTTCAGGTGTTCCCTCTTGCGATGGTTCACCCAATATTCCGTACCACTgcaaccccaaaaaacaacacgcaATTGGCTGTGCACGATCTTCACCAGCACGGCACGAGGTTTAAAACTGACTGATCGAATCGTACTTCCTTAAATCGCAAAGATCCCAGTAAAAcccttcgtttcgtttcgaccAACGAGAAGCTGATAAGATTTTGGCGACACACACATGCTTTTGGCAAGATGAAAAAGACTACGTTAATACAATGTATGGTTGTATATttcatttggtttttgttttggtctatTACGATCAGTTAATGAAGCCGTAACGATCATTCTATGTGAAATGTAGAAAACATACAAAgctgaaatgaaaaaccaCCATCCATTTCCATACACCAAAACATGGTTTGCATTCCTTCTGTTATCCTAACGAATTCGGTATTATCATTatattctttctctctctctctctctctctctctctctctctctctctctctctggctTAACGATCtttaaggtcatgccggttACGGGAGGACGGTCCCGattggatttgatacccggtcctgtcgttaTTCGACATTAATCTGCAAACAGTATATGCATATGTTTGTAACTTCTCCTCGTTATCCTTAATCCAATCCTTAAGGGGAAATATATAGTCAGCATACTTCAAGAAATATGTACAATCTCACAGAATATAATCGGGAGCCGACGCAAGGGAACGGACGCTTCTGTCTGCTATTCAATATAGCTCTGGAAGGTTTCATGCGAACAGCGCGGTTCGACATCTGGAGCACGGCTTTCATCTGTTCTCTCCAATTCCttggcttcgcggatgacatcgacgaTTGTAACTCCAGATAACAACCCAAGCCGCAAAGTCCGGAAGTACATTGTCCTGGGGAATCGTGTTTACTATGGGCTCCACCGGTTTTCTGATAAAATTAGCAGTTTGATTGACATCTCGTGCGTAAAAAAAGGTGTACCATCGCGTGTTCCGGATTGTCCCCGACGCAGTGTTCATCGTTCCGGACCCCGACAGATGAGCGCTACCCTTCAGCCAGTCGTCCTTGCCGACGAACCGAAGCCATTAAGTGGCCCGCGTCTCGGATCCGCCATTTTGTGAATAGTGTCGCGTGTTGCATTGGATTAGTGTTGCCTGAGCTAAGGACACCGATTTTTGGTTCACGAGTTTCATCGACTTTCATCGTCGCGTGTAAAAAACGATCGTCCTTTTCGGTACGCGAGTGCATATACGTGTTTTCAACACCGTCACGAGCGTCGCACCGCTGCAACAACGCCATCGGCCACGGGCTCCAACCACTTGCAGGACGTACCCGCTAAGAAGCCATTCCGTTCAACGAACCCCACGACACCATTTTGTTCCTGGACCGACGCCGTTGCTGTTCATCGAGTCGTGCTTAACATCAGTGCTGCTGCATTAGTGTTGCCTGATAGGACAACACTACCATCTCGGCCATGTTCGGTACGACGGTACAACACAGCCCCGATAAGCGGCATGATGCTCCAGCGGATGCCGTCCCGAACCTTCCGGATACCGTCCCCGCTACCGGCTCAAATGCGGTCGACGttcccaccaccaacaccgaaACGCAGAACCACCTCGCTCTAACTCGAATCAGCCATGGACCACCCGGTGGAAGCGTTTAACACGGTGCGGATAAATCTACCAGAGATGGACCTTAACGACCTGCCAT
The DNA window shown above is from Anopheles funestus chromosome 3RL, idAnoFuneDA-416_04, whole genome shotgun sequence and carries:
- the LOC125768753 gene encoding phenoloxidase-activating enzyme 1-like, coding for MGFQRVLVACLLIITFSGVISQEDPKCETPTKSDGFCVSIERCRNIHSIVNSLTPHPWRIQNYINRAACTQPGVARSVCCQPLQIVPKPVTTTSTTTTRAPAVEFLVRTFTRPVMTVGVEPDSSTPLDWSLLPTMDCGTITINRIANGNATRVFEYPWMVLLRYTLKGKLQDGCGGSLINNRYVLTAAHCIKTVNSLKL